Below is a window of Brassica napus cultivar Da-Ae chromosome A5, Da-Ae, whole genome shotgun sequence DNA.
aatctaaatatccgaaccgatccgaaataaccaaacccgaacaaaaaatatccgaatccgacccgaagtacagaaatacccgaacgggttctacacctctataccgagatactcgaaaatccgaaatacccgatccaaacctgaatgggtacccgaacgctcACCCCTAGGTAAGAGTttgtaaatatgaaaattgCATTGTATAATTTTCAagcaaattataatttattctCTAATCAAATATTCTACTTCACCTATACACTGCatctcttttatataatattatcatattaCCTTCAACAACAACCGgaaaaacctgaaaaaaaacattaataataataattatatccaTTACTCTCGAAAAGGTAAATCGTGGTTATTTTTTATTCACCCattattttcagaaaattttTAGTGGTTCATTTGAGGAAAATGATATGGTTTCTTCTTAGATCTACgcaaaaaaaaagtgaagaaaaaaaCTTACGAGGTCTCAAACGGCAAAAAAGGAGCACAGATTCCAGGTTTGCAGAATTGAGTTTAGAGGAAAAGATGACACCGGAAAAAACGACAAGATGACGTCTCAATTTCTTATTTGATTTGAGTTTATTTAATGTCATCGATCTTGAGTTTTtactttgttatttattttaaattgttatatGGTATGCCACACTGCTATGGTATGGTGATGAATAATTATTGTTCGCCAGTGGATGCTTGTATTTCATGTCTGGAAAAGAGGAAGATGTACATAAGATGAACTCGCCGACTATACTATATGCGGTGAAAGAAAGTTATAGCTTATGTGTTCTTTAGTGCAACTATTTATGTAAAGTTACTATACTATTTCAGAAGAGAAAACTCTTGTATTTCTatactatttttgtgaaaacgAACAATATGTCTTGACCTTCAATTTATACATTTCTCGTTTTCGTCGTGttcattaataaataaataaattcatgGTTTATTCTGTATAATGGTTGTAAATTAGTATTCTTTCATTGATCAGTGGTAGCACACATCAAATTACCAAACTAAATCTTATGGAACGGTTCTTGTATTTTATACAATTTGCAAGAAATGgaataacacttatatttttacttttcacTTATATTGACAACTATATATACTCTTTTTACTCCGATTCAGTCACCTACATACATACGATTGGTACTATTATCCATCGATTGTTTGGCATATTCATTCTTTATCTATTTTTACTTTACAAGTCTAAGTCTATTATATAATTCATAATTATATAGTATAGtttaataatacataatattagggtttaagtttatatttgggtttagggtttagtatttagaaggagGGAtgaggtttatggtttagtatttTTGGGGTTGGGGTTTGAAGTAAGGTTTGGTATTTAGAAGTTGTGAGTGGATTTGGAGTTCTATACTACTTCGACGATATGATATAAAAAATTCGGATGCATATTTATGTGATAAATAAATGTATGGTGTTAATGATATTATGTGGTGTAATAATTAATAGTAGAGTTTTACAACCAACTATATCatctatttttcactttaaccGACCACTTGCAACTGGAATGGACATAatcggaaaaaaaaacatgttaaatgtcaatttattaattatctcaaaatcaatgttatctatctaatttttgtatttttttttagcaaattgacctttgtaaatatgttttttttgtcaactttctTTGTAAATATCCCTTTTAATTTGGGAACAACGAGTCtctgtaatttttttatgtgtaacttTACTAGAAGAATCAATTTGGATTTTGGCAGTGATCCATAATGACACGTGTGACAAAATGATCAGCGAAATGTATTAAACCACGATGAGTCGTCGAAAACTGAACATTGACACTTCACGTGGCTGTGATTCTGTGCAGTGTTGCACAACCTACTTCTTTGTGCCTACGTACGTATGCGTGTTTCTATTAATAGCATGCTtgtctttatatatggagacactATATTTCTGTTCAATTCATGGGGgaagcataatttatttatttatttacttatatatatatattagcccACATTATTTTcgtaaaatacatatatgtttttacgCTAGAATTTATTTATCGGCGGCGCTGCGACACATATATCTTGGAAATGCATATTTGTTACTATGCGTACGTAGTTTgcagaaaatagcaattttcatttttctttatatacagTGGATCTATGAACGTGATGTTGAAGACATTTTGGTATATGAAATAGATATCAGTCTACGTACATGTACTTCGTGCCACTTGTCTAGGTGGTGACTGGTGACTAAGGGCATCTTTATTGGTGGGatgaagagagagagggagagagtcccttattatgctttttttttttttttttttttttggtcattagAGAGTAAGGGACAGCCCTTAATTAAGGGCTTTtcccttctctttcttcctcggTTCCCACCCCCTTCCCCTAAGGGATGCTTTAAGGGACCCCCAATACAGATGCCCTAAGTGTATTCACCGTTTTCAAGAATCGTTCACCGATTCAAGCCAAACTTTGTGACACATTTTTAGCTAGTTATAGAGTATTAACAAACTATGTTGTAAAATTTCGTTggatagttttattttttttagattattaaaatataaacatgtgtATATTAGATCGGATGtcataaataatatgtaaataaaacgtaattacaaatatatctaatatagttagcaaaatatctataatatacCTTTTAAAATATGTACTTATATCTTGTTTGGATAGGTATGGACATAAATTTTGATAAGCCCCTGGACTTATTTATCAAACATGGGTTTTCTTtgaaataagatttttaaaagcAATATTAGGTTAAATGCATAAATGTTATACAacaagaaatatattaaatatataaggtAAAAACACAACTATTGAAGATACGACATTAGTTTTTTCTTGCTTTATCGGATGTCCCCAATCAAATGAAGTTTTGAAATCCACCATTAGCCGCTGGGAgatatgttttttgtttcttaaggacgacaatatatttttaacaatcGATCCAAAAGTATTAATAACAGCTTCCAATTAAAATGTTGTAATTACTCTTCGAAACTAAAAGGGTCAAATCCTTCGCCAATGGATTTTCTAAATTCTTTCCAATACTTCTTGGCTTCTGTATCTTTGTCTAGCATTGTGTATATAATTGCCTGTACATGAAACACCATTAGCTTTATAACAACTAAACACTGCGATAAAATTCGTTTAATTAATATAGTCCataaacacatatttatattatgttgaTAAACCTTATAAAGAGGGATCCGAATATCAGAAATTAGGGCATTCTCATCATTTAGACAACTGTACTCAGCAGCTTCTTGATACCTCTCCTAGAATATCATCGAAATATACTAACCATTAATCACATATATACAAGAATGTTTAATACAAAGAAATTAGACTTGCATGCATATGCATATgacgaaaataataaaataatcaccagcaatattaaaatttcaactaGGGCCATCTGCACGTTGAAGGCGGCCTCGGGCTCGTTTTTGTATCGCATGTTTGCGTCGCGAAGGAGCTGCACCGCCTCCTCGCATTTTCCTTCCTTCATCTTCCGCACTGCCTCCATCTATATTTCCCTCAGTTTAAAAgattgttaaatattttctttcatttgctcaaaaaaaaaatattttctctctttttaaattGGTTGATCTTGTGGCTATAAAGTTATAGGCTTGTAGCACTTGATATATGGTGTCAATTTGTAAAgaaattatatgaatttttataggGTATCGAAAGATTCTTAATATAAAGTAAACAAATAATAGCTTTGTTTGTATTTTgcataatgtttatgtaaactCGCTTTGAGAGATGTTAAAAAAATCAGAGCACGTCGTcatagtaatatttttatttacaaactaTATCCATAATTATTCTCTTcttagtatataaatatttataatatggaAATAGAGGTACCAAACTAAAATAGCGAAAAAGATCacattgaagtttttttttttgcagaaaaccctatttttatttttgtttgttagatTTCATTACACCTTTTTGGGTAATAAGTAAAACAGAACCGAGCAATCCTTTTGAATTTATAAGTTTGCAAAGTATACCTTGATGGAATCAGTATCTTCCTTTGAGGGCAATGAAGGGAGTTTATGAAGATTGAATGGTCTTTGAGAAGGAATGGGTTTAGCCGAAGCAAGCATTGAGCTCACTTCAAAGAGAGACTGCAATGCGTACTTTGCCGGCAAAGGATACATCCCTGAAGATTCTGATACAGCTGCGGTTGGCTTCCCGGTTATGATCATGTCGGCGGCGCTTGGACGCCCAGCTGCGGCGGCAGAATAGCTCATATTCTTTATCTTAAAGCCGAAAATACCTAAGGCACAAGCAAGTGCAAGGGATGCTCCCGCCGCCATTTTAACGGCTTTAAGAGTTTTTTATCATCTTGATAATCACTTTTGCTATTTGATTTGGCCATCGTGATTGGAGATCTGATGAACAAACGACCGCTTGGACTGCCATTGGAGGGAGAAacaagaaaaggtttttgagaTCCAAGAGTTGGTTTATGTGAGGAGGTAAAATTAGAGAAAGGAAGTGTTAGTTTCTGCGTATGGCCTAGAAGAAATGTAGAAGCCATTTTTCTTCTTatgagttgaaaaaaaaaatataatggatTTTTATTGCATTTGGTTGATCTTATGTTAGAGATTGGTTCTTAAATTTTTGTTCCTGTTAATTTCCCCACGTGCATAGAAGATGTGACAGTTTCAGGGTTTGTGAAGTAAAGCATCAATTTGTTACTTCAGACGGAAGTAACCAGTTTGGCAGAAAGGCATCAAAGAATGTTGCTTAAACAAGCAAGTACGTATATACTAATATAAgcatattttttctaatttactgTTTTGTATTGTTTCTTTTCTGAAAATGTTGTTCTGATATTCTCTTTTGAATTAACAAACTTCAAAGACTAGTGTATTTCTATTTGATTAGgaattatgtaaaaaaaattattattctttCCAAAGTGTCGGAAACTTATATATACCGGTGGCGCCATATTCTTTGTTCGTATGCCTTCTAAGTATATTAACTTCTTTACTTGCGATGCAAGACTATAACATTAGAATAACTTGAATGTGCGCTTTCGTCTTCCTTTTGCAAACCaattttctttgtatataaaagaATCTttcaagaaggaaaaaaatataaatatattgacaTTCATAACAAAAGAATCAgacaaaacaaataatttagGTAAGTATATGGTGAATCGGTCCAAGAACAGGTTCACCATGAAAACAAAGTATGGAGCAGCAGTTGCACCCGTCTTCTTCCTTGCTGGTGCATATGTCGCTTGGAATTACATAAATCATCGGTTATGGAGAAAGAAGGACGACAACAATGGTCGAGATATCAGAAAAGGCATCCATAACAGCATTAGTAAGGAGACTTCTTTAGCAAGACGTCGAAAGGATCAGAAAAACCTCTCTAGATCTGTTTCAATGGGGGCTATTCGAGGAGGAAAAGTGGCATTGCAGAGATTGCTTGACTTGCACTCATATCATCTTGATACTTCTTCCCTTGTAAATGCTGAGATTGAATTTGAATCTTTGCTTTCCAGGGAAAGGCCGGATTTCGGGTTGCTTCAGGTTGTTTCatatacaaaatctttttaccCTTTAGGATTAAATTTGAAGTCGTTAGAACcctattttcttcttcctcttgtagAGAGACATTGTGAAGATGGAAATGAGTGGAAAAGaagcaaaaggagttgagatattGAAGAAAGCACTGGACAAAGCAAAAGCAGAAGGAAAAGGTCATGAGGCTTATGAGATTGAGATGTTGCTTGTGGAGATGTTGATCTACATGGTTTGCTCTTTACATTCATTTATCATAAGTATGATTATTTTCAGCATATctttataaaaagttaaaacaatatatatataatagggaAACATTGAAGAGGCTTCAAATGTAAGTGCTTAGAGGATGATTTCATAACAGATGCAAGGCGTCCTCTCTACCAGGCAAGTAACTGTAGTCCTTTGTTGTTACTTTAAAATCCtatctatcattttattttcgCTTAGtgtcaaatgattttttttatatctcaGACTATAATATATTACTTTCGTGGAGATCCTTGGAAGCAAGTCGAGGAGGCATTCAACAGGTTCAGGGAGATTCAGATGGGTCTACAATGGCCTGGAAACTCAGAGGAAAGTGAGAGTCACGAAATCACATTAGATGAGTTCAAGAAAGTAATGGAATCTCTCAAGCACGAAATTGAAGACAGCAAGAAAAGACAAACGGTTAACTCAACTCCACGTGAGGCTAAATAAAAGTGACATGGATGATATGTTCAATAACTTCAAGAAATGGTGTTGTTTCCACGAATTGATAAAAACATATGGTACACTACTCTTGAAAAATACATCAACTTATAACAAATAGAACAATCTAAATATGTCATTATAATATACCATTTCTTCAGTATCAAATATtgtcaaaaaaaacatttatccGTATGCAGAGGAAGACACAAATGGACATCATTTAGTAACATGGacatcataattttaataataactaatattttttgacATGATCCTGAAGACTAAGCACACAGTCGTTCATCAGAACAAggagatatttatttatttattttggtccactattttaattaatagttCACTAATTTTTTTACACTATAAGGTTTAAGGCTCGACTCCAAAATACATTGTATCAAATATGTAaactaatgaaaaaaaaaaacttacaataaAGCTTTGACAAAGTTTAAATAAAACCGTTATacgttaatttttataaaacagttcaatataaaaaaaagttgaacTGTGAATTTTAGTTAGAACTAGAACGCAACTCAATGTCATGTAAATACAATTCAGTCGTGAATTTTTcttacaaaactaaaaaattatcGGTTACAAATTcgtaaatttaataattttcataACTCGAAATAGAATTATCAAATcagtctttaaaaaaaaaagaacaccgAGGGAAAGAAAGTTGCTACTTGTGGATTTTGAATTAacattatttttcttcaaaCCAAAAAGAAAGGCTTATATAATTCATAATAACAGGCCCAACCGAGCCCAAATTAAACAGGCCCAGAACCATTTTCACCAGTCgcaagcagaagaagaagcagctTCGAATCGATCCGAGGAGTGAGCTAAGCTAAAACAGAGAGAAActcaaaaccctaatccaaTCCCGCCAATGGCCAATCTCCGAGGAGTCCTAACCAACGTCTCTTCCTACTGTCAACGCTCCTTCTCTCAACCAGCTCTGCTATGGCGATCCGCGGTCAAACCTCCGATCCAATCCAGACACATCTCCACAACTCTCGCGAAACAGGCGTCGAAACACAGCGGAACGGAGCAAGGCGTGAAGCGAAACAGCGCAGATCACAGACGTAGACTGCTCGCGGCGAGATTCGAGCTGAGAAGGAAGCTCTACAAAGCGTTTTGCAAGGATCCGGAGCTTCCCAGCGAAATGAGAGAGAAGAATCGTTACAAGCTGTCGAAGCTGCCGAGGAACAGTGCGTTTACGAGGATAAGGAACAGGTGCGTGTTCACTGGTCGGTCTAGGTCCGTGACGGAGCTGTTTCGGATGTCGAGAATCTGTTTCCGTGGGTTGGCGAATAAAGGGGAGTTGATGGGTATAAAGAAGTCGTCTTGGTAAGGGGCTTTGCAAGGAAAGTGACCGAACCATAAAGTAAGTGTAGCTTTGAGTTTATATTTATTGTTCTGTGTATTTGTGTAATGTCTGATggatgaatcttttttttttctaggaaTCAAACAACTTTTGGCGGCTGCTAGATTTTGAGTAGCTGTTGGTGTAATGATTCATTACAAAACTTAGTTTTGCTTATAACACAAGTGCTgctccttttttattttatgatccCGTTCAAGATTGTGGAAGTTATTCTAGCGATTCTCGTTGAATAAGATTAACACTTGTCAAGATGTTATTTTGTTGTAATTTTTGATGAATTGACTAGTAGTTTTTTTAAAAGGCATAATGTCGAATGCATTGTCTAAGTAAGTAAAAGGTTATTAAGTAGTAGTGTAAAAAAAAGGGTCCAAGGAACAAATTATATTGGAATTTAAAGTTCAAGTGTTAGGTTGTATGTTTTGTTTAGTCAAAAAATTACCGAGGAGAAGAGTATAATGACTAAcccaaacaaatttaaagaataGATTCATTCCTCATGTTGTATGCTTTATGTGCGTGGCTATAAGTAAACGCTTTAGGCTGTTCTATAGTAAGGTGAGAGCGTACAGCATCTTAGCTGCCCAAgcttcttagttttttttttatgaataaaacaTAAGACCATCCGTGAGTTACCCCATCTTCCAAAATTACACAATCTCTTTAAAAGCACTTGACTCAGCATTTCAAATGTGGTCCGAGTCTAAAAAAGAGCAGCAGAAGAGTTGTGATGACTAACCAACAGTATCATCGACAATCAACCATCTGGAGTAAGGTTTCTGAGAGAATCCTCGACTTTGCTATATACTTACAGGGTTCACGGTTTTGCCTGAGCAGTGAGAGCACATTTCTACTAATGTGTTCTAGTGATAATGTTTCTGAGTCTATTCATCAGTGTCTAAAATATGTGCTAACAATGACTCCCCacttgttatttttttgtctacACAGTTTTCATCGAAGTTTACAAAAAGGGAAATGTTGCTACTGGTCCATATTTAATAAATGAGACTATATGAGAGAAGCTAAGTAAGAAGCCACTATCATGTAGCACCAATGACTACGACCACCACGCGGTTTGTGGTCAAGAGGGTCCACAAATGCCAAAATGGCTACCTTTctcaatctaattttttttttttgacatatcCCTCAATACCtcattggttattttttttccaaaactttagctattaaaataattaaagaatAGAACAAAAAGAACAGCTGGGAGGATTTAGGATAAAAAGGACACTACACTTCCCTGCTTTTGCTCACACTGCCCCAAAAGAACTCACAGTAACACTTTGACTGttcagaaagaaagagagaggtaGAGATGGTGCTTTACAACAATGATAGTTGCAAATTGGTTTCCACTCTAATGCTTCTGGTTGGTCTCTGCGTCTTCGCTGCAGCCTCCGACGGCAAAACTTCGCCGGTCGAAGACGGTACGCTGTTCTTCACTCACATAATCTCATCAGTTTTCTTGGTTTGGTTTAGACTGCTTGTTGGTTTTGGGGGTTTCTAATGATGTAAACAGCATATGATTGTTTGTTCTCTCTGTTCCAAGAACAAAACATGGATGCACCGTGGCCTCTATTGCCTGTTTCTTCTCTCTAAAATGGGTTACTTACAGATCTGGCTAAGGAGCTTAAAGTTATATAATCTTCACTTTGTTTCTAGAGTCCCAGTTTCAGGGTTTTACCCCAATCTCACATCTTAAGTCCCCTGTTGCTTAGTATTAAGATTTTCTTTCCcctttgtgtgtttgtttgacTGCTGGTTAGCTGAGCAATGAATCAAGTTAGGATCATTTATCTTGGAATAAAAATCTcttattaattttcaaattaaaccaTCACAATAGTAAAAGAAGATAAAAGCTTTATGGGTCAGTTCAGGTAAAAGAATAGAAAATCCCTCCTCAGCTCCTTAACTGTCAAAACTATTTTTATCAGTCTTCACTCTTTAGAAAACTACTATTAATTGGATCCTTAAATTCGACTAGTCATTTCCCTGCCCTAAGGAAAAGGGCACTCGTAAATGTAGACACACGACCCACATATTCATAACTCATACCAATGTGTGTGATTCCCACCAAAGTTAATGCGTGGACGGTGATGAAACGGTTCAATTCTCGTGTCTTCTCTTTACTCGTGTTTCtctgttcattttttttaataataatagacTCGACAAACCGCTGGTAAGTGTGACCTCACGAGAAATGCGAGAGAGAGAATCTATTACGGAGGATATAATTTGTCTAGATTGCAAATTGTTGAGAGAATGTAAGGCCCAAAAGTGGACATTGAAGATGAAACATATCATTGTTGTGTAGGGGACCAACTGATTGTTGTTATCCATCTCCATCCCATATAGGAGTAATATTTTCTGACACCATATTTAAATACCGTACTTATCCCTTTTTCCCTTCATAAATTATTACAAGTACAgttgtaagattttttttttttttaatgatagttttgaaacataaaaacattGTTTGTTGTAATAAAACGACTAGTGAAACGGACTTAGTAATTAATTTCCTATTTTGTCTTTTTACAGGCTTGGTGGTTAACGGCGACTTCGAGACTCCACCATCAAACGGCTTCCCTGATGACGCCATGGTCCAAGACTCCACCGAGATCCCTAGCTGGCGATCTGACGGCACCGTGGAGCTAATAAAGTCCGGTCAAAAACAAGGAGGGATGATCTTGATCGTTCCCGAGGGACGCCACGCCGTGAGGTTAGGAAACGATGCAGAGATCAGCCAAGAACTCGCGGTGGAGAAAGGTTTTATCTACTCCGTCACGTTCAGCGCCGCACGCACGTGTGCGCAGCTCGAGTCGCTGAACGTGTCGGTGGCTTCAGATGAGCCCATCGCGTCGCAGACCATTGACCTGCAAACGCTTTACAGCGTTCAAGGGTGGGACCCTTATGCTTGGGCGTTTGAAGCGGTTGAGGATCGTGTCCGGTTGGTGTTTAGGAATCCTGGTATGGAGGATGATCCTACTTGTGGCCCAATCATCGATGACATCGCCCTCAAGAAACTCTTCACTCCTGATAAACCCAAAGGTGAGGTTTTCGTTTTTGCTAAAATAACCCCTCAAGTTTTCCTAATTGGTTTAGGCTGCCCATATTTCTTAAAtcgtttaattatataccaatTGGGGACATTTAAAGTACAATTAGCACATACGCACTTGCCTTCTTTAAGAATGTACGATGTTGTGTACTAAATCACACAAATCaaaaatctactttttttctagaaaatatcattggaaatataaattgaaattagtttaattaatcataaataaaaatgagtAGGACATAATTGATTACgtatttttgatgaaattaaattttattttgatttatgaaaatatattatattgcgaaaaaaagagaaaagaataaaaacattttacatATTAAAGAATAAAGAGTGATGATTGTTTTGCCAACATAACCCAATCATTTTccttaatttatgtttttgaacatccaaactttatataacttcaaatataccCCTAAATTTAGCATGTATTCAAAACTAGCCCCTGAATTTCCCTTATTTTCTGTTATTGATACCAAATGTTATGACTTCTGCTAAATTTTACCCCAACAGAACCAAACTTCCCGCCATTAAAAATAACGAACTGTTAAATTTTAACAGGCAATGCTGTAGTTAACGGAGATTTCGAAGAAGGTCCATGGATGTTCAGAAACACGACCCTAGGTGTTCTCCTTCCGACAAACCTCGACGAAGAAACCTCCTCTCTTCCCGGCTGGACCGTCGAATCAAACCGTGCAGTCCGGTTCATCGACTCAGACCACTTCTCGGTCCCTGAGGGAAAGCGAGCGGTGGAGCTTCTATCGGGCAAAGAAGGCATAATCTCTCAAATGGTTGAGACAAAGGCCAACGTACCGTACAAGATGTCTTTCTCCTTAGGTCACGCAGGCGACAAGTGCAAGGAGCCTCTGGCCGTAATGGCGTTTGCTGGCGATCAAGCGCAGAACTTTCACTACATGGCGCAAGCGAACTCTAGTTTCGAAGTCTCCGAGTTGAATTTCACGGCGAAGGCGGACCGTACGAGGATTGCTTTCTACAGCGTTTATTACAATACTAGGATGGACGATATGAGCTCCTTGTGTGGGCCTGTGATTGATGACGTCAGGGTTTGGTTCTCCGGGTCTAGTAGAATTGGTTTTGGGCTTCCGGTTTTGGTTCTGGTTCTCGCATTGGTTTTTATCTAGATTATTCCGGTTTAGATGTCCCTGGATCAGAATATATGTATTGGGCAGACCGGGAATTTATAGGTTTGTTCCAATGTTGTATGGTTAAGTATCGGTTCAAGGTAACTATGAATGAGAAAgtcttttatgttttaatgatttattGTAATTCATGGTCCAATGTAAGACGTTTTGATAAACAAGACTTGATCAAGGTTCAGGGTCTTACGGTTTAgattagggctgttcaatatggtaaaaccgaaccgtaccgaaccgaaccgaaccgaaatagacaatatggtttggttttggtatataccatataaaccgaatgcatataattttataaaaaccgtaggatttgg
It encodes the following:
- the LOC106450287 gene encoding ribosomal protein S14, mitochondrial-like — its product is MANLRGVLTNVSSYCQRSFSQPALLWRSAVKPPIQSRHISTTLAKQASKHSGTEQGVKRNSADHRRRLLAARFELRRKLYKAFCKDPELPSEMREKNRYKLSKLPRNSAFTRIRNRCVFTGRSRSVTELFRMSRICFRGLANKGELMGIKKSSW
- the LOC106447492 gene encoding uncharacterized protein LOC106447492 is translated as MVLYNNDSCKLVSTLMLLVGLCVFAAASDGKTSPVEDGLVVNGDFETPPSNGFPDDAMVQDSTEIPSWRSDGTVELIKSGQKQGGMILIVPEGRHAVRLGNDAEISQELAVEKGFIYSVTFSAARTCAQLESLNVSVASDEPIASQTIDLQTLYSVQGWDPYAWAFEAVEDRVRLVFRNPGMEDDPTCGPIIDDIALKKLFTPDKPKGNAVVNGDFEEGPWMFRNTTLGVLLPTNLDEETSSLPGWTVESNRAVRFIDSDHFSVPEGKRAVELLSGKEGIISQMVETKANVPYKMSFSLGHAGDKCKEPLAVMAFAGDQAQNFHYMAQANSSFEVSELNFTAKADRTRIAFYSVYYNTRMDDMSSLCGPVIDDVRVWFSGSSRIGFGLPVLVLVLALVFI